Genomic DNA from Prevotella intermedia ATCC 25611 = DSM 20706:
ATTTCCTTTATCTGTGGTGCGGTCCCGATAGTCCGCTTTTCGACAAGGCTGCCATGACAACCTTCGAACGCTACTTCATCAAGGAGAAGGAAACACATCACGAAGAGAAAGGGTTCTACTTCAAGTTCCGCGAGCGTGAGGACATCGCCGATATGATTATGGAAGAGTTTGGCGTGAACAGTGCCACGGGACATATTATCAACGGCCACGTCCCTGTCCATGTAAACAAGGGCGAAAAACCCATCAAAGCCAATGGAAAACTTATGGTCATCGATGGTGGTTTCTCGGAGGCTTACCATAAAGAGACAGGTATTGCAGGCTACACGCTTATTTACCACTCTCGTGGCTTTGAACTTGTTCAGCACGAACCATTTGCATCGGAAGAAGATGCTATTACCCGTGGTATCGACATCGTTGGTACTACACAGATTGTAGAGCTGAACCAGCGTCGTTTGAAAGTGGCTGATATGGATAAAGGTACAGAGCTGAAACTTCAAATCGAAGCTTTAGAAGAATTGCTCTATGCGTATCGCCATGGCTTCCTGGCAGAAAGCGAAAAGAAAAACCCACCAAAAATGTAAGTAAAACATATTCTTATAAAAGCCCCTAAGTTTATTTCGAGAAACTTAGGGGCTTTCTTCAATATGATGTCATCAAATAACATATCATTTCTTCTTCTGATTTACAAGGTATTTGTTAGAGAAAAGATTATGCTTTTATTGCTGAAAACATCTCTCAAAACATCTTTGGTTTTGTAAAGATAATTCTGAAGGAAAACAATAATTTCGTTTTGACGTTGCGAAAGCGGCTCTTTTACAACGCAAAACCTACGCTTTTACCGTGCAAAAGAGCCGCTTTTGGAATGCAAAACAATAGGTTTTACAATACGTTGATAATAAGATGGTTACACAATAGATATTCTTGTGAAAAATATTTACACCTTTGTTGTCCGTTTTCTGTCTATAAAATACGAGAAAATCTTTCTGCTTATAGGATATTCAAGTTCTATTGTTTTTTGCATCGAAACTTCTATTGTTCTCGCTTCTGATGAAATATGGCGTTATATCTTATATTGTATCTCGCTTTCGTTTTATTTCTTTCTAACGTAGTCCACGTATGCGTAGGCAGGAGTGTCGGCAGTTTCGGGACGTTCTTGTTTTGTTTCTACTTCCCACGTACCATCGTTATATTCTGGGAAAAATACATCAGCGTGGGGCGGAATACCCTCTATTTCGGTTAAGTAGAGGCGGTCGGCGATAGCCAAACCTTCTTTGTACAGACTTGCGCCACCTATGATGAAAGCTTCTTCGTTGTCGGCAATATGCTTTAAAGCTTCATTAAGAGAGGTGTAGACGTCGCAACCGGGGAAGTCGGTTTCGGTGCGGCTCAGTACGATATTCCTGCGATTGGGCAATGCTCCTTTAGGGAGCGAATGGAATGTGCGCCGTCCCATAATAACGGTGTGTCCTGTTGTAAGTTCTTTAAATCTACGCAGGTCTTCTTTAATGAAGTAGACCATATCGTTGTTGTAGCCGATGGCACGGTTCTTTGCCACTGCTGCTATAATGTTTATCTTCATATTTCTGTGTTTGTTATTGTTTCTTTAAACCGATACTTCGGCTGCAATGTGTGGGTGTGGGGTGTAGTCGGTCAGTTCAAAATCCTCGTATCTGAAGTCGAAAATGCTTTTTACATCAGGGTTGATTCTCATCTTTGGCAGTGGGCGCGGCGTGCGTGTAAGCTGCAACTTTGCTTGTTCCAAATGGTTCAGATACAAGTGTGTGTCACCCGTTGTGTGTATAAAATCGCCTATTTCCAATCCTGCAACCTGCGCCATCATCTGCAGCAACAGTGCGTAGGAAGCGATGTTGAACGGCACACCAAGGAATGTGTCTGCCGAACGTTGGTAGAGCTGAAGCGAGAGTTTTCCGTTGGCCACGTAGAATTGGAACAA
This window encodes:
- a CDS encoding dihydrofolate reductase, whose product is MKINIIAAVAKNRAIGYNNDMVYFIKEDLRRFKELTTGHTVIMGRRTFHSLPKGALPNRRNIVLSRTETDFPGCDVYTSLNEALKHIADNEEAFIIGGASLYKEGLAIADRLYLTEIEGIPPHADVFFPEYNDGTWEVETKQERPETADTPAYAYVDYVRKK